The following proteins come from a genomic window of Gimesia chilikensis:
- a CDS encoding tetratricopeptide repeat protein: MRKSGQAAVQPDGDTGKTKRSPKERAIVWGLIAAALVVILIEWNARSGYSKSLAALQKRIELSDQPNGEPFRLDEAKSMVTGFPLGTEELTDRGKRLQYHWFSLFRNYDLQLTTDDEDIILALKTEADPSGEAPPQLAAPQNQAQPNTPTIAAHQLSLPDKGLDRELKDEVVLSTDQLDSQVDELQGILTREIVRQALLIGGRDGLGRKTRDTSLRGDVKLIENPERFPIQLITHINRNREVSIDLILPYKTELPYRWNSEPFILPEENAFEALVEQSEALSRDGFVDALKEAGFSGKAADWKAESEIPEKTLKQIKEWSFISQYTIAQDMHAAIATEGESPERLAMLARAYANLGSLTERFQSPAHKVFKARALLYAERLTDRCEDSPWSLAHRAYVRTFVGRHQSAIADLKTLESTEKNKDTKRPLPDWLELIEAYCLYQPEVLKKATRDENLQYMAIYLRALQTDPVLDGQAAGTRTEELLAVEPACIRALDYLNDLESFQHLSELTEVRQKQIWEQLYKKLQAGNLPAEIKEPLDDHMAFLFKVKTKLPFRNQITRQLQNTITHDQEPSINALGQLLQEVSYLQACRRLYFLTEFLSRSADDDIAEVQSLLAGHPYAPYIKIYSSVPAEVQETYRKLLANYDPTELELSSAKLITGSYGYLKYEDYDKIKAAAVANQDHIFQDQLQYQRFLVKQKMYSRNLLGDIARLMLEISPHQPQTVSLNIDANKGYADQHHTEIVEKYGDNPEILSAMGKRHLRELNDEKAEEILFRRLEFTKDFQTYNSLAELYMRRGEMEKWLDIMKKSLRVPTTGLENAEIRSKIAYYYMGEGKWKEAEPYAMDAAKTYSAWGLICGAHYLEGVGQLDAAEELMENCSKRYEANAAGWYFWCIRTNHGDQKTARLLAERMILEHPYPDHYTRTLEIAVIHLMQGSKKEAYENFLTAYQKHHDGYCGLHAALLADELELTYERDELLKGIAGLWNRDYASAELANYFQRMLQEKDPIKWDPDWFQSLMVHQPVGTPTNFYFFAGKFLKLRGQDELAETYLQLAAASPDTSKYNCALASQYLRALDKKIEPRRIKELTADFNDVKQQAGHAAYLVQRGKREEAIQAYDDILKSHPELTGVLISRAQEFERLGRYESAIADYQRVIELDPENWIPHKCLAMAYGASEDEKIRDSALSLQHAQRAYDLLPTRYWVIYGALAVAYAAQGEFDKAIEFQKETLERAPTMEKNAVNRRLRQFNEGKPYIRSVAD, encoded by the coding sequence ATGAGGAAATCTGGGCAGGCTGCCGTGCAACCGGATGGGGACACTGGTAAAACAAAACGCTCACCTAAAGAACGAGCTATTGTGTGGGGACTAATTGCTGCCGCATTGGTTGTGATTCTGATTGAATGGAATGCACGATCAGGCTACAGCAAATCATTAGCCGCGCTGCAGAAACGGATTGAACTTTCCGACCAGCCGAACGGCGAACCTTTTCGGCTCGACGAAGCCAAATCAATGGTCACAGGATTTCCGCTGGGAACAGAAGAGCTGACAGATCGGGGGAAACGGCTGCAGTATCACTGGTTCAGCCTGTTTCGCAATTATGACCTCCAGTTAACAACTGACGACGAGGATATCATCCTCGCATTGAAAACAGAAGCCGATCCTTCGGGAGAAGCCCCGCCTCAGCTCGCTGCACCACAGAATCAGGCGCAGCCAAACACACCGACGATCGCAGCGCATCAGTTGTCACTACCTGACAAAGGACTGGATCGGGAACTCAAAGATGAGGTCGTGCTGTCCACAGATCAGCTCGATTCACAGGTCGATGAGTTACAGGGAATTCTCACCAGGGAAATCGTACGACAGGCGCTGCTGATTGGAGGGCGGGATGGACTCGGACGAAAAACCCGCGACACCTCACTGCGAGGTGATGTCAAGCTGATAGAAAATCCGGAGCGGTTCCCCATCCAACTGATTACACATATTAATCGCAACCGCGAAGTCTCGATCGATTTGATTTTGCCGTACAAAACCGAACTGCCTTACCGCTGGAATTCAGAACCGTTCATACTCCCGGAAGAGAATGCCTTTGAGGCATTGGTGGAACAGTCGGAGGCACTCTCGCGGGACGGCTTTGTTGATGCCCTCAAAGAAGCAGGTTTTTCAGGTAAAGCTGCCGACTGGAAAGCAGAGTCTGAAATTCCTGAAAAGACATTGAAGCAGATCAAAGAGTGGAGTTTTATCTCCCAGTACACCATCGCCCAGGACATGCACGCCGCAATCGCAACCGAGGGTGAATCTCCCGAACGCCTGGCGATGCTGGCCCGCGCTTACGCCAACCTGGGCAGTCTGACGGAGCGGTTCCAGAGTCCGGCGCATAAAGTTTTCAAGGCACGGGCCCTGTTGTATGCAGAACGACTGACAGATCGCTGTGAGGATTCTCCCTGGTCCCTGGCACATCGCGCTTACGTCCGAACGTTTGTCGGCCGGCATCAGAGTGCCATCGCCGATTTGAAAACACTTGAATCTACGGAGAAGAACAAAGATACAAAACGCCCATTACCAGACTGGCTGGAACTGATCGAGGCCTACTGTCTGTATCAACCAGAAGTGCTGAAGAAAGCAACGCGTGACGAAAACCTGCAATACATGGCGATCTACTTAAGGGCTCTGCAGACGGACCCGGTTCTGGACGGACAAGCTGCGGGAACTCGTACCGAAGAACTGCTGGCAGTTGAACCGGCCTGCATCCGGGCCCTGGATTATCTGAATGATCTTGAGTCATTCCAGCACCTCAGTGAACTTACAGAAGTGCGACAAAAGCAGATCTGGGAGCAGCTCTATAAAAAACTACAGGCAGGGAATCTTCCAGCAGAGATTAAAGAACCACTCGACGACCACATGGCGTTTCTCTTCAAAGTAAAAACGAAACTCCCCTTCCGTAACCAGATTACGAGGCAGCTGCAAAACACCATTACCCATGATCAGGAGCCTTCTATAAATGCTCTGGGGCAACTTTTACAGGAAGTCTCATATCTGCAAGCCTGTCGGCGGCTGTATTTTCTGACCGAATTTCTCAGCAGGAGTGCCGACGATGATATCGCTGAAGTCCAGTCCCTGCTCGCCGGACATCCTTATGCCCCCTACATCAAGATTTATTCCTCCGTTCCTGCTGAAGTTCAGGAGACCTACCGAAAGCTGCTCGCTAATTACGATCCCACAGAACTGGAATTGTCTTCAGCAAAACTGATCACTGGCAGCTACGGCTACCTGAAGTACGAGGACTACGACAAAATCAAGGCCGCCGCTGTCGCTAACCAGGACCACATCTTTCAGGATCAGCTTCAATACCAGCGATTTCTGGTCAAACAGAAGATGTACAGCAGAAACCTGCTGGGTGATATCGCCCGATTGATGCTGGAAATCAGCCCGCATCAGCCTCAGACGGTCTCACTAAACATCGACGCCAACAAGGGGTATGCGGACCAGCATCATACTGAGATCGTGGAGAAATACGGCGACAATCCTGAGATACTGTCCGCGATGGGGAAACGGCACCTGCGGGAATTGAACGATGAGAAAGCAGAAGAGATCCTGTTCCGCCGACTGGAATTCACTAAGGATTTTCAGACCTACAACTCGCTGGCGGAACTTTACATGCGCAGGGGCGAGATGGAGAAGTGGCTGGACATCATGAAAAAGTCGTTGCGGGTTCCTACCACTGGCCTGGAGAACGCAGAGATTCGCAGTAAGATCGCCTACTATTATATGGGCGAGGGTAAATGGAAAGAGGCTGAACCGTATGCGATGGATGCAGCCAAAACCTATTCCGCCTGGGGGCTGATCTGTGGCGCCCACTATCTGGAAGGAGTCGGCCAACTGGATGCAGCCGAAGAGTTAATGGAAAACTGCTCCAAGCGTTATGAAGCGAATGCCGCCGGCTGGTACTTCTGGTGTATTCGCACCAACCATGGAGACCAGAAAACAGCCCGGCTGCTGGCCGAACGGATGATTCTCGAGCATCCCTATCCTGATCATTATACCCGTACTCTAGAAATCGCCGTCATACATTTGATGCAGGGTTCGAAGAAGGAAGCCTACGAAAACTTTTTAACCGCTTATCAGAAACATCATGACGGCTACTGTGGCCTGCATGCGGCTTTGCTAGCAGATGAGCTGGAACTGACCTATGAGCGCGACGAACTGCTTAAAGGGATCGCCGGTTTGTGGAACCGGGATTATGCTTCTGCCGAACTGGCCAATTACTTTCAGCGGATGCTCCAAGAAAAAGATCCCATCAAGTGGGACCCGGACTGGTTTCAGTCATTGATGGTACACCAGCCGGTGGGCACTCCCACGAATTTCTACTTCTTCGCTGGAAAATTCCTGAAGCTTCGCGGACAGGATGAGCTGGCAGAGACATACCTCCAACTGGCTGCCGCGTCACCTGACACCAGCAAGTATAACTGTGCCCTGGCCAGCCAGTATCTACGGGCTCTGGATAAGAAAATTGAACCACGGCGCATCAAGGAATTAACCGCTGATTTCAATGATGTTAAACAGCAAGCGGGCCACGCAGCATACCTCGTACAACGAGGCAAACGGGAAGAAGCAATTCAGGCTTACGACGACATTCTGAAATCTCACCCGGAACTGACAGGCGTGCTGATCAGCCGAGCCCAGGAATTTGAGCGTCTGGGAAGATACGAGTCTGCGATCGCAGACTATCAGCGGGTTATCGAACTCGATCCGGAAAACTGGATCCCGCATAAATGTCTTGCCATGGCGTACGGAGCGAGCGAAGATGAAAAAATTCGTGATTCGGCACTTTCGCTACAGCACGCTCAGCGCGCATATGACCTGCTACCGACCCGGTACTGGGTGATTTACGGTGCGTTGGCGGTCGCTTATGCCGCCCAGGGAGAGTTTGACAAAGCGATTGAATTCCAGAAGGAAACACTGGAGCGCGCCCCCACCATGGAGAAAAATGCTGTCAACCGGAGATTGCGACAGTTCAACGAAGGCAAGCCGTATATACGATCTGTGGCAGATTGA